CGACCTTCTGGTCGCCGACCTTGAATTGCGGTTCGTCGATCACTTCGCCGTCCACGGTGACCCAGCCGCCCTCGATGAACAGCTCGGCCTCCCGGCGGGAGCAACCGACCAGTTCGATGAGGCGTTTGGAGAGGCGAATCGGGTCAGTCATGACAGGGCCGTAACAAAAAAGGGGTGGGCATTGTACCTGCCTGGCGCCGGTTAAGCCCGGTTCCATTTCGGTAGGTGGTTTTTTGTAGGAGTGAGCCTGCTCGCGATTGCCGTCTGACATTCAGCATTGATGTCGGCTGGTCCGGCGCTATCGCGAGCAGGCTCACTCCTACAAGGGGACTTTGGTGTGTCAGGCGTGGCTTGAGCGCTGCTGGGTTTGCCGCAGGCGCATATGCAGCAACGGGTACGGCTGGCCCATGCCATCCACCTCCGAGCGGCCGATCACTTCAAAACCCTGCTTGAAATAAAATCCCAGTGCCTGCGGGTTCTGTTCGTTGACGTCGAGTTCATCGGCATTCAGATGTTGCATGGCGTAGTTGAGCAGTTTCTTGCCCAAGCCTTGGCCACGATACTCGGGATCGATGAACAGCATTTCGATCTTGCCCGCCGCCACCCCGGCGAATCCGGTGATGCGCTGGTTGGCGTCCTTGGTACAGATCAGCATCACTGCATCCAGGTAACGCGTGAGCACCAGATTACGCAGCAACTCGATGTAGCTGTCCGGCAGAAAATCATGGGTCGCGCGGACCGAGGCCTCCCAGACCCGGGTCAGTTCCTGATAATCGCTGAGTTTCGGCGTGTGAATGACCGAATGCTGACGCATGCCCGGCTGCCTCTTTTCAAATGGATGAGCGGGATTCCTTCCCACTGCAAACGATAGACGCAAAAAAGCCCCGCATCTCGTAAAAAGAGCGGGGCTTTTTGTATTTATTTCGGTGTCTGGCTGGCTGTTAATGTTGCCTGCAAGAGCTTCCCCCTCACCCCAACCCTCTCCTCCCAACGGGGGCGAGGGGGGAAGGGGGAAGGGAGCTGATCTTCATGCTGTTCAAAGTCTGAGGTCGACTCGATATTTCAAGTCGCCGTCATTCGAAAGAGCAACTCAATCAGTCCCCTCTCCCTCAGGGAGAGGGTTAGGGTGAGGGGCTTTTGATCTTCAGATCAGATCTGCTCAGCCCACAGGTCGTATTCGTCAGCGTCAGTCACCTTGCACCAGACCTTGTCGCCCGGCTTGAGGTTGCTGCCGTTGTCGATGAATACGTTACCGTCGATTTCCGGGGCATCGAAGAAGCAGCGGCCGACGGCGCCTTGCTCGTCGACTTCGTCCACCAGCACTTCGATCTCGCGGCCGATGCGCATTTGCAGGCGTGCCGAGCTGATCGCCTGCTGGTGCGCCATGAAGCGCTCCCAACGGTCCTGCTTGACGTCGTCCGGTACCACTTCCAGGTCCAGATCATTGGCAGGGGCGCCGTCTACCGGCGAGTACTGGAAGCAGCCGACGCGGTCGAGCTGGGCTTCGGTCAGCCAGTTCAGCAGGTACTGGAAGTCTTCTTCGGTTTCGCCCGGGAAGCCGACGATGAAGGTCGAACGGATGATCAGGTCCGGGCAGATCTCGCGCCAGTTCTTGATCCGCGCCAGAGTCTTGTCTTCGAACGCCGGGCGTTTCATCGCCTTCAGGACTTTCGGGCTGGCGTGCTGGAACGGGATGTCCAGGTACGGCAGGATCTTGCCGGCGGCCATCAGCGGGATCAACTCGTCGACGTGCGGGTACGGGTAAACGTAGTGCAGACGGACCCACACGCCCAAGGTGCTCAGCGCTTCGCAGAGTTCGGTCATGCGGGTTTTCACCGGCGCGCCGTTCCAGAAACCGGTGCGGTATTTCACGTCGACACCGTAGGCGCTGGTGTCTTGCGAGATCACCAGCAGCTCTTTGACGCCGGATTTGACCAGACGCTGGGCTTCGTCGAGTACATCACCCACCGGACGGCTGACCAGTTTGCCGCGCATCGACGGAATGATGCAGAAGCTGCAGCTGTGGTTGCAGCCTTCGGAAATCTTCAGGTAGGCGTAATGACGCGGAGTCAGCTTGATGCCTTGCGGCGGCACCAGGTCGATCAGCGGGTTGTGATCCTGACGCGGTGGCACGACTTCGTGCACGGCGTTGACCACTTGCTCGTATTGCTGCGGACCGGTCACGGCCAGCACACTCGGGTGTACGTCGCGGATATTGCCTTCTTCCACGCCCATGCAACCGGTGACGATCACCTTGCCGTTTTCCTTGATCGCTTCACCGATCACTTCCAGCGACTCAGCCTTTGCCGAGTCGATGAAGCCGCAGGTGTTGACCACCACCACGTCGGCGTCCTGATAGGTGGACACCACGTCATAGCCTTCCATACGCAGCTGGGTCAGGATGCGCTCGGAGTCGACCAGTGCTTTCGGGCAACCCAGAGATACGAAGCCAACCTTTGGATTGGCCGGCGCAGGAGTGGTGGACATGTCTAACCTCGGTGTTTTGTGACGTCGCTTGCCGTGTGGGAAAGCCGACGGATGGGCGCTTAGGGTGCGCCTCTGATCAAAAAGTGCGCAATTCTAGCGATGAGCAACGCACTTGACCAGCTTTATGCAGGGAAATACGACGAGTGCTGCGCTATGCTTCGCGCCGTTGAGCTTTACCAATTTTTTACAGTCAACAAAACGTCTGTAACAACAGGTAAAACAGCGCATGCTGCACCACAAAGCATAGTGCTTCATTCAAAGAAGCCGGTTCGAGAATCAGGAGTGTTGGATGGGTCAGGCAAGTAGTCAGGCGGCGGGCGCCGAGCATTCGGCTGCAAAACCGCTGAGCATGCTGGTCGCGGCAGTCGGGGTAGTTTACGGCGACATCGGCACGAGCCCGTTGTACACCCTCAAAGAGGTATTCGCCGGTCATTATGGGGTGCCGGTCAATCACGACGGCGTCTTCGGGATTCTGGCATTGATATTCTGGTCGCTGATCTGGGTCGTCACGATCAAGTACGTGTTGTTCGTCTTGCGGGCCGACAACCAGGGCGAAGGGGGGATCATGGCGCTGACCGCCCTGGCGCGACGCGCATCCAGCCGCTATCCCAAATTGCAGGCGGTGCTGGTGATCCTGGGATTGATCGGTGCCGCACTGTTTTACGGCGACAGCATGATCACCCCGGCGATTTCCGTATTGTCGGCGGTGGAAGGTCTGGAGCTGGCATTCGATGGCCTGGAGCGCTGGGTGGTGCCGATGGCGCTGGTGGTGCTGGTCGGACTGTTCCTGATCCAGAAACACGGCACCGATCGCATTGGCAAGCTGTTTGGTCCGGTGATGGTGGCGTGGTTCCTGGTGCTGGGCGGTCTGGGTGTCAGCGGGATCGTCAGACACCCTGAAGTATTGAGCGCGCTGAACCCGATCTGGGGCGTGCGTTTCTTCATGGTTCACCCGGGCATGGGGGTGGCGATTCTCGGTGCGGTGGTGCTGGCGCTGACCGGCGCTGAGGCCCTGTATGCCGACATGGGCCACTTCGGGCGCAAGCCGATTGCCCGCGCCTGGTTGGCGCTGGTACTGCCGGCACTGGTGCTGAATTACTTCGGTCAGGGCGCATTGCTGCTGGAAAACCCGGAAGCGGCACGTAACCCGTTTTACCTGCTGGCGCCGAACTGGGCACTGGTGCCTTTGGTGGTGCTGGCAACCCTGGCCACGGTGATCGCTTCGCAAGCGGTGATTTCCGGTGCGTTTTCGCTGACCCGTCAAGCAATTCAGCTTGGCTACATTCCGCGCATGCACATTCAGCACACATCCAGTGCCGAACAGGGGCAGATCTATATTGGTGCGGTGAACTGGGCGCTGATGGTCGGCGTAATTCTGCTGGTGATCGGTTTCGAGTCCTCCGGCGCATTGGCGTCTGCCTACGGCGTGGCAGTGACGGGCACCATGCTGATCACCAGTATTCTGGTGGCTGCGGTGATCCTGCTGCTATGGAAATGGCCACCGCTGCTGGCGGTGCCGATTCTGCTTGGTTT
The Pseudomonas fluorescens genome window above contains:
- a CDS encoding potassium transporter Kup translates to MLVAAVGVVYGDIGTSPLYTLKEVFAGHYGVPVNHDGVFGILALIFWSLIWVVTIKYVLFVLRADNQGEGGIMALTALARRASSRYPKLQAVLVILGLIGAALFYGDSMITPAISVLSAVEGLELAFDGLERWVVPMALVVLVGLFLIQKHGTDRIGKLFGPVMVAWFLVLGGLGVSGIVRHPEVLSALNPIWGVRFFMVHPGMGVAILGAVVLALTGAEALYADMGHFGRKPIARAWLALVLPALVLNYFGQGALLLENPEAARNPFYLLAPNWALVPLVVLATLATVIASQAVISGAFSLTRQAIQLGYIPRMHIQHTSSAEQGQIYIGAVNWALMVGVILLVIGFESSGALASAYGVAVTGTMLITSILVAAVILLLWKWPPLLAVPILLGFLLVDGMFFAANVPKIIQGGAFPVLAGIVLFILMTTWKRGKELLVDRLDEGALPLPIFISSIRVQPPHRVQGTAVFLTARSDAVPHALLHNLLHNQVLHEQVVLLTVVYEDIPRVPPSRRFEVEAHGEGFFRVILHFGFTDEPDVPQALKLCHLDDLDFSPMRTTYFLSRETVIASKLEGMARWREALFAFMLKNANGNLRFFNLPLNRVIELGTQVEM
- a CDS encoding GNAT family N-acetyltransferase, which translates into the protein MRQHSVIHTPKLSDYQELTRVWEASVRATHDFLPDSYIELLRNLVLTRYLDAVMLICTKDANQRITGFAGVAAGKIEMLFIDPEYRGQGLGKKLLNYAMQHLNADELDVNEQNPQALGFYFKQGFEVIGRSEVDGMGQPYPLLHMRLRQTQQRSSHA
- the rimO gene encoding 30S ribosomal protein S12 methylthiotransferase RimO, encoding MSTTPAPANPKVGFVSLGCPKALVDSERILTQLRMEGYDVVSTYQDADVVVVNTCGFIDSAKAESLEVIGEAIKENGKVIVTGCMGVEEGNIRDVHPSVLAVTGPQQYEQVVNAVHEVVPPRQDHNPLIDLVPPQGIKLTPRHYAYLKISEGCNHSCSFCIIPSMRGKLVSRPVGDVLDEAQRLVKSGVKELLVISQDTSAYGVDVKYRTGFWNGAPVKTRMTELCEALSTLGVWVRLHYVYPYPHVDELIPLMAAGKILPYLDIPFQHASPKVLKAMKRPAFEDKTLARIKNWREICPDLIIRSTFIVGFPGETEEDFQYLLNWLTEAQLDRVGCFQYSPVDGAPANDLDLEVVPDDVKQDRWERFMAHQQAISSARLQMRIGREIEVLVDEVDEQGAVGRCFFDAPEIDGNVFIDNGSNLKPGDKVWCKVTDADEYDLWAEQI